CACACGTTGACCTGACCCATACATTGTCGCCCGAAATGCCCGTCTGGCCGGGACATCCGCCAATGTGTCACGATCTGTGCGAGAGCTACGAGACCGGCGCCGTCAGTAAGTTTTACGCTGTTTCCCTTGGCGAGCATACGGGCACCCATCTCGATGCCCCTGTACATTTCGTCGCCGGTGGCGCCTCCATTGATCAGGTTCCGGTTAAGCAACTGGCGCTCAGGCTTGCCTGTCTGCAATTTCCCGAAAGGGCCGCTGGCACCCTGATCACCGCCGATGACATTGCCTCCTGGGAAGCGCAAAACGGCGCCATTCGTGCAGATGATGCCGTGTTCTTCCATTTCGGTTGGGATCGCTATTTCGTTGCCGACCACGCATTGTTTCTGGCCGGTTGGCCTGGGCTTTCGGAAGATGCCGCGCTTTATCTGGTCGACCGAGATGTTAAAATGGTCGGCTGTGACTGTCTTTCCATAGACTGTTCCCGAACCGATTATTTCCCCGCTCATCGTGCCCTTCTCGCAAACGGCATTCTGATCGGCGAGAATTTCAATAATCTCGGCCTACTCCCGGCCTTTTCGACCCTCATCGGCCTGCCGCTTCCCATCGTCAACGGCAGCGGCGCCCCGATACGCGCGGTTGCGCTTGTCTGAAATGCGATCACGCCAACGTCTCCCCGGAGCCAAATGACCGTATACGGCGCCCCCTTTCGCGCAATACGGAACGTCGGATGCAAGCCACTGACCTGCCACTGAATTTTCATCCGGCTGCGACTAGAGTCTGGGCGGTTTTTGATACGCCAAATTGCGCGATCTCGGCACCCACAAAAGCCGAAACTATATCCCGACCACCAGTCCGAATGGGTCCTGCAGAAAGCCACCTAAACGAGACTGAAAGCTGTATTGGAACTGCTGCCAAATGATGTTGCGCGCCGCGCCAATCGATTTTGCGCGCTACACATTCGTCCGTCCCTTAATAGGCCGGACTCTAATCCATTCTGGAGGAAATTCTCAGTGGCACGTCAGGCTCCAAGGCATCACCGTCGGTGGCTGCACAAAAGCCGTCTTTTGTCGCAAAGTCGGTGTTTCGATGTCGGACGACAATAACTTCAAAATTCAGGGATGGTGGGCCTGGAGGGACTCGAACCCCCAACCAAGCGGTTATGAGCCGCCGGCTCTAACCATTGAGCTACAGGCCCGTCCGGACGTCAGACGGTTTGTCCGGCGCCGCGCCGGCAATGGCTCCCGGCGCGGTTCTTCCGACTACCCCAAATTCGAAACCACGGCAAGCCTCGCCGCGGTCGTGCCTGCGATCCCGCCGAGGCTTGCCGACGAGGCGCTCCGCCAACAGGAAGGCCGCGCGTTTCCGCGCCGGGGAGAAGGCTGCGGCGCGCGCGTCGCCCGCTTGCCGCCGCCCGGTCGTCAAGGCCACATGCCGGCGGCAAACATCGGCCTTCGAAAAAGGACATTTCCATCGACCCAAGGGGCGGCGGCGGCGCGATGCGGTGGTCATCGACCGCCTTCGAAACAGGTTGTCCGTTGCCGCAGGCAATCCTTGCTGCTACGCAAGGCGGACCGAGGCAGTCGGCTATCCGGCGCGTGGGCGCCCGTTTTGCCGCATTGGCTTCACAATTGCCGGACAAGACTTCGCTCACGGCTTTTTTCAAGGAGGGATTTCCCATGGCCAATCTTCCGGTTCGCATCGCAGCCGCCGGGCTTGTTCTCGCGCTTCCGTTCGCAGGCGGCGCTGCGCTTGCCCAATCCCCGGAAAATCCGGCGACGATCTCGATCTCGGCCGAGGGCGACGCGACGCTGGTGCCGGATATGGCGACTGTCTCGCTTTCCGTCATCAGCCAGGCGGACGACACGTCAACCGCCATGGCCGACAATGCGAGCGCCATGCAGAAGGTGATCGCAGCCCTGAAGGAGGACGGTATCGCGGAAAGGGATATCCAGACCGCAAACTTCTCCGTCAGCCCGCGCTACGAGCAGGTCAAGGCCTCCGACGGCTCGACGCAAAGCGAGATCGTCGGCTACGAGGTGCGCAACGGGCTGAACGTGAGGGTGCGCGACCTTGCAAAACTCGGGGCGGTGCTCGATCGCGCGGTCGCTCTCGGCGTCAATTCGGGCGGCGGAATCGCCCTTTCCAACAGCGATCCGTCCGCGGCCGAGGACGAGGCGCGGCGCGAGGCCGTCGCCAGGGCGCTCGCCAAGGCGGAGACGCTTGCCGAGGCCGCCGGCGTCTCGCTCGGCAATGTGCTGTCGATTTCGGAGCAAAGCTCCATGCCGCAGCCGATGATGTTCGCCCGGTCCGATATGATGATGGCGAAGGCCGAAGGCGCGCCGCCGATCGCCGCCGGCGAGAACACCTACACGATCACCGTCAACATGACGCTGGCGATCGAGTAGGTTTTTGAGCGTTTCCAGGAAAAGCGGAAGCGCGCTATGCGCGCGCCCGGCCTCTCGGGCGTCGCGCGCCTCGACGCCGGCCAGAACTGATCGCCTTCTCGTCCCGGAAGGCGGATGAGCCGTTCGCATCGCCGCTTTTCCAAGCGGCCGCCGAGCGTGGATCCGACGGATGGACAGGATCTTCGACAAAGGCTTCAGCGGAACCACAGCTTCAGGCCGGCCGGCCGGGCCGAAAAATCATGGTTTGCGTGTGCTGCCGCGCTCGATGATGGTGGGCAGAATCTGCACATGTTTCGCGGCTTTGCGGCCGCCATGCCTTTCCATCAGCAGGTCGACCGCGGTCTCTCCGATGACGCCGGCCTCCAGACGCAGGGTGGATAGCTCGGGCGCGAGCATGTGGGCAATCGAACTGTCGTTGAATGCGACGACCTGGACATCCCGGGGGATCGACAGTTTCGCCTTTTCAAGTCCGCGATAGACCTCGACCGCGGTGCGGTCCGCATAGATCACCACGGCGTCGGGCAGTGGCTTGCCGGTATCCGCAAGCCGCGAAAACAAGGTACGTATCTGGTCTTGCCCGTCGTCCGAAGAGTCTCTTGCATAGGTGACATAGTCCGGGTCGAACAGGCCGGCCTCCGACATCACCGAACGGAACGCCGCCAGCCGCCGCGACTGCGGGCCCTGGACGCCGACAAGGGCCGGTTGCCTGACGCCGCGCGTCAAGAGCCATTCGCAAAGCCGGGTGGATGCGCTCCAAAGGTCGACATAGGCGACGTCGACATCGACGGGCCTTTCCTGCGGATGGGCAAGCACGGTCGCAACGCCGAGCGCGCGGATCGCCTCCAGGTGGCCGTCGGGAAGATCGCCGACGGAGATGATGCCGACATTGCGCCCACGGGTAAGCATCGCCGGATCGAATTCGCCGGCAAAGAGCCTTGTCGTCGCCATTCCATAGGCTTCCGCGCGCGCTTCGATGCCCTGGCGCAGGCCGACATAGAAGGGCTGGGAGAGTTCGGAAGCACTGGAAAGAAAGTGCACGATCATCACCGATCGGAGGTCGCCGGGTCGGCGCAGCGCGATCGACGCATCCTCCTTGCGGCTGCTTCGCGACCGTCGCATCACATATTGCAGCGCTTCGGCCGTCTCGACCACGCGGCGACGCTTCTCATCGGAGATCGAAAGGGTCGGATCGCGGTTGAGAATGCGCGAGATGGTTGATTCCGCGACCCCGGTCCGCTTGGCGATCTCCTTCAGCGTTACCATGCACCCGTCCCTTTCTGCCCGTCAGTTTGCCGGGACGATCTCCGCGGGCGCTTCGCCGGCCGCGATGATACGGGCGGCAAGCCGTTTTGCCAGTTCGTCCCGAACCTCAGCGTAGTCGGGCGCGGCGACGAGATTGTCAAGTTCGACCGGGTCGCGCTCCAGATCGTAGAGGTGCGTTTCCACATAGCGCCGGCTGGCGCTGTCGCTCCAGCCGTCGGCGTCAGGATCGGCGACGCAGTATTTCCATCGGCCGGCCCTGAGCGCGCGCCCGACCTGGCTTTCGCTGATCTGGATGAACACCTCGTCCTCAGGCCGGTCGGTCGGCCTGAGGAGCGACCGCCCTTCCATCGCGGCCGGTACGGCGATGCCGGCGGCATCGAGCAAGGTCGGCGGCAGGTCGATCAGCGAGGCGGCACGGGTGATATCCCCCTTGCCGTCGAGCCCGGGACCGGCCAGCAGCGTCGGCACCCTGATCGAGGCTTCGTGACAGGAGCGCTTGTATTCGGCGTTGCGGGTCTTGAAATGGCAGCCGTGATCGGAGGTGAACAGGATGATGGTATTGTCGAGTTCGCCGCGCGAGATCAGGGCGTCGAGAATGCGGCCGAAGGCTTCGTCGAGCCGCGCGACCATGCCCATATAGCCGTGATAGTGTTCCCGCGTCGTGCCGCCCAGCGTGTCGAGATCGGAAGGGTAGGACGTGATCCGCCGGGCGATCCGATCCGCGTAGCC
This sequence is a window from Martelella sp. AD-3. Protein-coding genes within it:
- a CDS encoding cyclase family protein, coding for MEHALSALIAGYTHVDLTHTLSPEMPVWPGHPPMCHDLCESYETGAVSKFYAVSLGEHTGTHLDAPVHFVAGGASIDQVPVKQLALRLACLQFPERAAGTLITADDIASWEAQNGAIRADDAVFFHFGWDRYFVADHALFLAGWPGLSEDAALYLVDRDVKMVGCDCLSIDCSRTDYFPAHRALLANGILIGENFNNLGLLPAFSTLIGLPLPIVNGSGAPIRAVALV
- a CDS encoding LacI family DNA-binding transcriptional regulator, whose product is MVTLKEIAKRTGVAESTISRILNRDPTLSISDEKRRRVVETAEALQYVMRRSRSSRKEDASIALRRPGDLRSVMIVHFLSSASELSQPFYVGLRQGIEARAEAYGMATTRLFAGEFDPAMLTRGRNVGIISVGDLPDGHLEAIRALGVATVLAHPQERPVDVDVAYVDLWSASTRLCEWLLTRGVRQPALVGVQGPQSRRLAAFRSVMSEAGLFDPDYVTYARDSSDDGQDQIRTLFSRLADTGKPLPDAVVIYADRTAVEVYRGLEKAKLSIPRDVQVVAFNDSSIAHMLAPELSTLRLEAGVIGETAVDLLMERHGGRKAAKHVQILPTIIERGSTRKP
- a CDS encoding SIMPL domain-containing protein, whose protein sequence is MANLPVRIAAAGLVLALPFAGGAALAQSPENPATISISAEGDATLVPDMATVSLSVISQADDTSTAMADNASAMQKVIAALKEDGIAERDIQTANFSVSPRYEQVKASDGSTQSEIVGYEVRNGLNVRVRDLAKLGAVLDRAVALGVNSGGGIALSNSDPSAAEDEARREAVARALAKAETLAEAAGVSLGNVLSISEQSSMPQPMMFARSDMMMAKAEGAPPIAAGENTYTITVNMTLAIE
- a CDS encoding sulfatase-like hydrolase/transferase, translating into MTKRPNVLVFFTDQQRWDTVGAHGNPLDLTPNFDRMAERGRFIRNSFTCQPVCGPARSAFQTGKYPTTTGCYRNDIPLPPGEKTLAHYFGEAGYETGYIGKWHLAETDPVPQSQQGGYDHWLAANILEFTSWPYQTDLFDREGERHRLPGYRVDALSDAAIRYIDRERDKPFFLFLSFLEPHHQNQDDNYPAPVGYADRIARRITSYPSDLDTLGGTTREHYHGYMGMVARLDEAFGRILDALISRGELDNTIILFTSDHGCHFKTRNAEYKRSCHEASIRVPTLLAGPGLDGKGDITRAASLIDLPPTLLDAAGIAVPAAMEGRSLLRPTDRPEDEVFIQISESQVGRALRAGRWKYCVADPDADGWSDSASRRYVETHLYDLERDPVELDNLVAAPDYAEVRDELAKRLAARIIAAGEAPAEIVPAN